CTGCTACACCGCGAAGCGCACGCGCGAGGCCTCGGCATGGAGAGCCTCGTGGCGTGGTTCAGCGAGCGCGTGGCGACTCGCGAAACCGGCGAGGAGTACCAGATTCGCCTCGAAAGCGACGAACCGGCAGTCAAGATCATCACCGCGCACGTCAGCAAAGGGTTGCAGTACCCGGTCGTCTTCTGCCCGTTCCAGTTCGTCAGAGGAGGCGATAAGGACGACGTAGTTCTCTGCCACGACGACGCAGGGCGGATGGTGCGCGATTTCGGCTCTGCGTCCATCGCGCATCACCGGACGCTTGCCGCGCGGGAGACGCTTGCCGAGAACCTGCGCCTCTTCTACGTCGCCCTGACGCGGGCCGAACAGCGCTGCATCTTCTTCACCGCGCGGATCGTCGATGGCCGCAAAAGCGGCAAGCCGCCGCAACTTACGCCCGCCTCTTATTTACTCTACGCCTCGGACGATGCCAGAAAAAGCTCCGATCCGGTCGCCGACGCGACGGGCGAGCTTTCAGTCATCGGGGTGAATACGATGGCCGGACGATTGCAAGTGCTGGCGGACGAATCGGATGGCGCAATACAGGTCAAACGTCTAACGCTGGGCGACGATTTCCGCGTGAGCGTTCCGCTTTCCGAATCGACGGAGCGGCCTGAACTCGTGCTGCGAGAGTTCAGAAAAATCCTCGAAACCGACTGGCGAATCGCGAGCTTCACCACCCTCAGCCGCCACAAGCACATGGCCTTCGAGCTGCCCGACCGCGACGAAAGCGCTCCGTCGGAACCCGCTGCGCCGCTCGCGTTGCCGGATGCGGAGCGCAGCATCTTCGCCTTTCCGAAAGGAGCCGGGGCGGGCATCCTGATGCACTCGATCTTCGAGACACTCGACTTCGTTTCGGCTTCCGACGCCGACATCGACGAGGCCTGTGCAACGGCGCTCGACCGGTACGGCTTTGACGAGGAGTGGCAGCCAGCCCTCACCGGCATGGTGCGTCAGGTGCTCGCTACGCCGCTTTCGTCGCCGAACGGTTTGTTCACCCTCGGCAATCTCAAGAAGCAAGCGTGGTTCACCGAGCTGGAGTTCTTCTTCCCGCTCAAGCGCATCACCGCGCCGGAGCTTGCCAAATTGCTCGTCAGGCATGGCATTATCCCGGCGGGTGCCGACCCCGCCGCTACATTGCAGGCGCTCGACTTCGCGCCGGTCAAGGGAATGCTGATGGGCTTCATGGATATGGTGTTCGAGGCGCAGGGGCGGTTCTGGCTGCTCGACTGGAAGTCCAACCACCTCGGCAATTCGGTTGAAGAGTACCGCCGCGAGCAGCTCGACCGGGCGATGCAGGACAATCTCTACCACCTGCAATACCTGCTCTACACGGTGGCGCTTGACCGCTACCTGTCGCTGCGCGTACCGGATTACCGCTACGAGACGCACTTCGGCGGAGCGATCTACGTCTTCCTGCGAGGCGTCAGCGCCGAACGCGGCGAAGAGTTCGGTTTCTATCGAGACCTGCCATCCGTAGAGCTGATCCGCGAGCTGAGCGAATTGCTTGTCGAAACCGGAACAGGGGAGGGTGAAGAATGATCGACTTTATCGAACGACCTATCGATCGGCAGGCGGCGACATTTCTCTGCCGGGGTGTGACGGAAAACGCGGAATTGCTGCGCACGGTGGTTTCGCTGCTCAGTCAGGCGGTGGGGCAGGGGCATGTCTGCCTCGATCTGGAGGAGATTGCCGAAGAGCTCGTGCGGATTTCCGGACAGGATGAGCCGCTGCGCCTGTCCGACGCCGCAAGCCTCATCACCGCTCTGCGCTCGCTGCCGACGCTCGGTGGGCCAGGGGAGCATTGCCCGTTGATTCTCGACGCCGCCGGACGGCTCTATCTCTACCGCTACTACCGCTACGAGTCGCTGCTTGCTGACGCCATTCGCGCCCGCGCTGCGTCGGAAACAGACGAAATCGATGAAGCCGCGCTTGCCGCGCAGCTCGATCGTTACTTTGGTTCCGACGAGTCCGGCAAGGATAACCAGCGGCAGGCCGCGCTGACGGCGCTCCGGCGGCGCTTTTCGGTCATCTCCGGCGGCCCCGGCACCGGCAAAACCACCACAGTCGCGCGCATCCTCGGCCTCCTGCTCGAACAACCCGGCGGAGAGCGCCTGCGCATCGCGATGGCTGCGCCCACCGGCAAAGCCGCCGCCCGGCTCGCCTCGTCCATCGCCTCGCTCCGGAAAACGCTGCCATGCGCTGAAGAGGTCAAACGCGCCGTCCCGAGCCAGGTTACGACGATCCACCGACTGCTCGGCACGCTGCCCGGCTCGACTGGCTTTCGCCACAACGAGCGCAACCCGCTGCCTTGCGATGTGGTGATCGTCGATGAAGCCTCGATGGTCGATCTGCCGCTCATGACCGCGCTCGTCACGGCGCTTCCGCCGCACGCCCGGCTCATTTTCATCGGCGACCGCGACCAGCTCGCCTCGGTCGAAGCCGGAGCGGTGCTTGGCGACATCTGTCGCGCTGCCGAATCGCCCGGTTCCTCCATCGCCGGATGCGTCACCGTGCTCGACCGCAACTACCGTTTCGGCGACGGCTCCGGCATCGCCGCCCTCAGCCGTGCCGTCAACGCTGGCGACGACAGTGAAGCGCTCCGCCTGCTCGACGACTCCAGCAGCAGCATTGTCCTCGAAGCGACGCCGACGCGCGAAACGATCAAAAAGCGCCTCGCCGCCCCGGTGCTCGAAGGGTTCCGCCCCTGCCTCGAAGCCGAAACGCCCGCCGCAGCGCTGCGCCTCTTCGACCGCTTCCGCATCCTCACCGCCCTGCGCGAAGGCCCGTGGGGAGCCGCCGGCATGAACCACGCCGCCGAAACGCTGCTCCACGAAGCCGGACTCATCCGCCGCGACACGCCGTTCTACCGTGGCCGCCCCGTGCTCGTCACCGAAAACGACTACACCCACAAACTTTTCAACGGCGACACCGGCATCATCCTCCCCGACCCCGAAACCGGCAACCTCCGAGCCTTCTTCGCCGCCCCCGACGGCACGATCCGCGCCATTCCGCAAGAGTTCCTGCCTAGGCACGAAACCGCTTTCGCCATGACCGTCCACAAAAGCCAGGGATCGGAGTTTGACAGGGTTTTGATGGTTCTGCCGCCGGAGGATACTGTTTTGCTGACAAGGGAATTGATTTATACCGGGATTACGCGGGCGAAGCAGAAAGTTGCGATTTGGAGCGACGAGGCTGTTTTTTCGGCGGCGGTGAAGCGCCGGACAGAGCGGAGGAGCGGGTTGAGAGAGAAGTTAGCAGTCACCTCACCTGGTTTGAATTGAAAAAGATTCGCGATATAATTGAAAAGCAACAGGAGCCTTCATGAAGGCATGGAATAAATACTTTGGTTGTTGAAATCGAATATCCTTTCGCTCAGGACGTTCGTGTCAGCGAGGATCCGCTAATCGTCGAACTGAGCGACGGCCACACCATTTTTGTTTCTTTAGGCTGGCTTCCGCGCCTTGAAAACAGATGTCTTGAAGAACGAGCAAACTGGCGGCTGATTGGCAAGGGCCACGGAATCCATTGGCCCGATATGGATAGAAGACATCAGCGAGGAAGGGCTTCTGGCCGGGAAGCCGTCCAGCGAAAAGTCAGGCGTCGTTTAAAAAGTGGCTTCAGAGGAGAGTTTCTCGTTAGGCTCAGTCGTCCGATATGGGACGCAAGGCACAATAGCGTTTTACGTAAAAACAATTTAGCTGTTATTTGAAAAAAATGAGCAAAAAAACATTTAATGCTTTGATATCCAGAGGATTTGATAGTCAGTTAGCTAATTCGATCATAAGTAAAGGACTAACATTAACCAAATTAAAACAATCCGACTCAAAAGCTCTTGAGAAGCTCGGGATTGATAGGTTAAAAATAGAGTCTATACTAAAAGAACAGAGACCCCCGATCCCAATAGATACAGTTATCAAGCTATTATATGAATCCAAAAGAGTGTGTTGTATTTGTAGAGATAAGGATAGATCAGTAGTGATTCATCATATAAAAGAATGGCATCTAAGTAAAGATCATAGTGAAGATAATCTTGTTGTTCTATGCTTGGAGCATCACAATGATGCGCACACAAAAAAAGGACAGAGTTTAAGTTTAACTGAAAGACAAATAATTGAAGCCAAAAAGGAATGGATTAAAACGGTTAAGTGTGTCGATGCTTTGACAATATTGGGGCTTTCATCTCACGATGGTGGTAGGTGGGATTATTTTAATCATAATAGAATATTTGAAATGTTTTTGGATAAGAGCCTGAGTAACACAGATTATAAAACGACACACAGAGTTCAAGAATTGGGTTTAATAAATGAAATTGGAACTTTTTCAGTAAAAGATAGTGAAAAGACACAGTTCTATAATTTTGGGGACGGGCATATACTTTATTATTATATGAAAGAATTGTTTAATGATGTCTTAAAAACAATTCCTTTAATTGATATTACTGATAAATTTAATAAAGAGGATATAAGGGCATTGTTAACGCCCGGCAAATTCATTGCATTTCAAGGGGGCTTTTATTTTAAAGACTTATCAAGCAGCAATGAAGGCAAAAACCAAAGACGCTTATGTTATTACAAGAAAGATGGCGTTAAATTAGAGTTCGAATTTGATGCATATGAAGCTACTTCAAACTCGGCCTGGGGGACTCATTTGCAAGGGAAAAAAGTTGTAACCCCTATTTGTTTTGTAAAAAGTGTTGTTGAGGAAAAAGGGGAAATAATTATTGGGTTAAGTTGTTTGGCGATAGGCTCATATTTTCTTGAGCATCAATACAGGCAAAATGACGATAACCTACAGCTTATAAAGGCTAAATTTAGTTCATATTTTGACGAAGATGTCGATGATTTATAGAAATAATAGCTACAATGACTGTAATAAAGCCTTTATTTTCTGCCTTATCATAAAGCGCTATTTTTGGTTATGAATCTGTAAGGAATATTTGCTGTCTCGAAAGTATAATACTTGTATTGATATGACTTAAAAATATTTCTCGCATACCTTCTGTCACACGTAACATATTGACTCCGCATGAACATCCACTTCGTTTGTATCCGTCGCTTTCTCTGGGCGTTGCCTTGCACCATGCTTGCGGTCATTCCTGGAGTCGTGACCCTTTTGCTTGGTGGGAGTATTCGCCGGGTTGGTCATACCATTGAAGTCGGGGTTCGCCACAGTCAGGAACAGGTGCCGTGCTGGATCAGCAAGTACCCTTTTGGTGCTATCACTCTCGGCCATGTGATCATCGGCCAGAGTCATGAACTTCTCGCTGTTTTGCGTCCGCATGAGCAGGTTCACGTCAGACAGTGCGAATTGTTCGGCCCTTTTTTCCTTATTGCATACCCGCTTGCAAGTCTTTGGGCACTTTTTCGGGGACGTAAACCTTACGAGGAAAACGCCTTCGAGCTTCACGCCGTGCGGGAATCCGGCTGTACCGAAAAGATGTCAGCAATAACGTAGAGAGGCCGTTAAGTCAAAAAAATGGATTAATGAAAAAAATCGGTATCGTAGTATTGCATTCAACGCACAGAGCTGAGCAGGCAGGGTTTTAATCAGCAGAGGTAATTCAAACACCAACTTTTGCAGAAAATGCCAACACTTTATTTGATCGTCGCGCTTGTCATTGCGGTTATTGCGGTGCTGTTTGCGTTGCAAAACTCGATGCTTGTCACCATCTCCTTTTTAAGCTGGGAGATTTCCGGATCGCTTTCACTGGTTTTGTTAGCCACCCTCGCTATCGGCGTGCTGATTGGTTTGCTCGTGCTTGCTCCTTCAGCGCTCAAAAAGACCTTCAAGGCTTCGAGTCAGCGGAAACGAATCAACGCGCTCGAACATGAAGTGAGTGAGCACAAAGCCAAAGTTGCCGAACTTCAGAGACCTGTCCCGACGCCCTCATTGCCCGAAACACAGCAGTCATCGCAATCATCGAAAGAAGAAGGGGATTGGGACTAACGTAATGATGAAAAAGTCTCAATGACTCCTTGTGGTGGTCCGGAATTGAGCGGATGGAGATTTTTAAAAACAGGGGCGGGAATAAATAAAAAATCGGCGGTGATGAACATAAGATTGCATCATCACCGCCGATAGCTCGTTTATAAGGATAAGTCAACGGAAATCCGTTGAAACCTTAATGGCTCAGTACCTTGACGAAGAACGCTCTTCGCGGGGTTTTGCCTCGTTGACCTTGATGTTTCTGGAGCCAAGCTTGCTCTCGTTCAAAGACGAAATGGCTTCATTCGCTTCTTCGTCGTTTGTCATTTCGACAAAGCCAAAACCTTTGGAGCGTCCGGAGAATTTGTCCATAATGACGCTTGCTTTGGCGACATCACCAAATTCGCTGAAAGCATCACGAAGATCGGTTTCAGTGATTTCGTAATCAAGATTGCCGATGTAAATATTCATAGTTGTGTACAGTAATAGTGCTTTTTATCAAAGAGATGAGCCGACAAATAAAAAAAAGCACAAATTACTTGAGAGCGTACAGGCCAACGCTTGACCCGTGATCACAATCTAATTTTATATCTGAGATAAAAAAAATAAATCATAGAATATTTTCAACACCAGCGTTATTACGCCTATACAGTAAATTGAAATAACGTGCGAGAATTATTTTTCCCAAACAGGAAGCCCTTCATCGAAGGGCTTCCTGTTTTTGTCGAACCACCAATCTATTCGCCTTCGCCGACCGGTTCTGGGCCTGTGCCGAGAAAACCGCGGTTCTGTGCGAAATAGACGTTGATCGGTTTTTCGTTCCTCAGAACATCGAGCACATTTTCGAACATGGATGACGGCATGTGCATTCTGATGATACCGCCAGAGATGTAGTCGTTCTCAAACTTCATTCCAGGATCGTTGAATCTGATCCAGGCAACAGCTTTGCCACTGGCATCGTTCAACTGGATCTGCGCACGGTTAGTCTGGTAACCGTCAGGTCCGCCATAGAACAGAACCGTGTATGATGTTACTGCTGGCATACCTACCTCCTTTTCTGGTTCAGAAAAAATCCGTGTTGAGCACGGCTAATGATGTGATTGTTTGACAAGCATCCGCTGGCTTTGGGCAAGATGTCGTTGTGGTTTTGTTTCAAAATAGAACACAAAAATTTTCAGGAAATGCTAAAGAGTGTAAAATAAGTAACAATTGTTACTCGGCATATGGAAAACCCTCGATGATTTGGTACTATTATGGTCAGGCTTTCGCCTGCAATATGCTCTTGTTCCGCTCATTTTAAAAGCCGTTACCGTTATGTCATTCATCCTGAAAAGAGTGAGTTCCGTCCTGATTGCGTTCATTGTGGCCTTTGGCATAAGCGTCGATGCGAAGGCGTTTGAGCCGGGGGAGCAGGCGGCGGATTTTACGCTTCCCGGAAAAACCGGAGTGGTGAAACTCTCTGACATGAAAGGGTCGGTGATCTATCTCGATTTCTGGGCTTCGTGGTGCGGGCCGTGCCGTCAGTCGTTTCCGTGGATGAACCGGATGCAGGCGAAGTTCAAGGACAAAGGATTCCAGGTGCTGGCGGTCAATCTCGATGCAAAAACCGATCAGGCCACGAAATTTCTCTCGCAGGTGCCCGCCGATTTTACCGTTGCGTTCGATTCGAAAGGTCAAACACCGCGCGTGTATGGCGTAAAAGGAATGCCTACGAGCTTTTTGATTGATCGGAATGGCAAGGTTTTGTGGCAACATGCCGGGTTCAATTCTGCCGATACCCAAGAGCTTGAGCAGAAGATTCAAGCCGCACTGGAGGCCCGTTGATGAGTAATACAGGCAAAGCACTGTTGCTGGCGATGATGAGCTTTGTGGGACTTGCTGGATGTGCGAGCGTGCAGCCCTGGGAGAAGCAGAACCTGGCAAAACCGGCCATGACCTTTGACCGGGATCGGCTTGAATCCGGCTATACCGAACATATTTACAGCAGCAAGGAGGCGGCATCCGGTGGGGCCGGAATCGGCGGAGGCGGTTGCGGATGCAATTGAAGAATAAATCGAGAACGGCCACAGCGCTGCTCGCCTCTGCGGCCATGCTGCTTCCGTCGGCCAAGAACGCTTGCGCCGATACGCCGCCTGAACAGGGCGTCGTGAGCATGAGGTACCTGAATTATCATGACTACCAGAAAGGTGATACTGACCTGACGGCTGGCATGTCGCGCGACCGGATCGATGTCAATGCGCTTTCGTTTTACGGCATGATGCCGATCGCCGGGAAGTGGTCGATTGCGGGCACCTTTACCGAGGATTCGGTAAGCGGCGCATCACCGGCGTATCATGGAGCGGGCTTTCCGGCGGACTCGATGTCAGGCGCCTCGGCAGAGATCCGTTACTCGGGCGATCTGAAGCTCACCCGCTACTTTTCGAGGGGCACGTTGAGTGTCGGCGGCAGCTATTCGGAGGAGTCCGATTACATCTCGCGCGGCTGCTCGCTGAACGGCACCTGGTCAACCGAAAGCAGGAACACCACTTTCAGCCTCGGAACGGCTTACAGCAGCGACACGATTTTTCTGAACAAGTCAACGGTGGTGGCTTCCAAGCAAAGCGATACGCCAGGCAGAAAACGAATCGTTTCGGGTCTGTTCGGCGTGACACAGGTCATGTCGCAAAACGACATTGTGCAGATGACCGCAACCTACGCACATGGCGACGGCTACTACAGCGACCCGTACAAAGACCCCGACGTGCGGCCCGGTAAGCGGAACATGTTCACCTTCCTGACCCGCTGGAACCACCATTTCGACGGACCGGACGGCACCGCGAGATTTTCGTACCGTTATTACAACGACTCGTTCGGCATCGTGGCGCACACGTTCGATCTTGAATACGTGCAGCCGTTGCCGAACGGGTGGGAAATTACACCGATGGTGCGATTCTATTCGCAAAGCGCGGCCGATTTCTATGTGCCTACCGGCGACGATCCGCTCGCCCCGACGCCGGTGCCTGCCGGAGCTGAACACTACTCCGAAGACCAGCGGTTATCAGCTTTCGGCGCTTTCAGTTACGGCGTGAAGGTCTCCAAAGAGCTGGGGCGAAGCTGGACTGCGGACGTGCAGTACGAAAACTATCAACAGCGTTACGACTGGTGCATCAACGACGATGGCGATTCGGGCATCCCATCCTTCAGGTTCAGAAACATCCAGCTCGGATTGTCGCGCAAGCTGTGATGCTTAAAAAACGTCTGCATTGATGTAATTTATTGTCCGTATGCAACGGTTTGAATTCAGGGCGATGGGCAGTGCGTGCGAGATTGTGCTCGCAGGAGTCGACAAAAAGGAGTCGAAGATTCTGGCCGCGCTTGCCATGAAAGATGTCGCCCGGATCGAGCGGAAGTTTTCCCGTTACCAGCCGGAAAGCGTAATCTCGAAGATCAATGCACAAGCCGGACTCGGCTTGACAGTGTGCGACGAGGAGACATCGGCGTTGATCGACTATGCTGATGCCGTGTATCGCAGCAGCGGAGGACTCTTCGACGTGACCTCCGGCGTGCTGCGAAAA
This portion of the Chlorobaculum parvum NCIB 8327 genome encodes:
- a CDS encoding DUF3570 domain-containing protein, which codes for MQLKNKSRTATALLASAAMLLPSAKNACADTPPEQGVVSMRYLNYHDYQKGDTDLTAGMSRDRIDVNALSFYGMMPIAGKWSIAGTFTEDSVSGASPAYHGAGFPADSMSGASAEIRYSGDLKLTRYFSRGTLSVGGSYSEESDYISRGCSLNGTWSTESRNTTFSLGTAYSSDTIFLNKSTVVASKQSDTPGRKRIVSGLFGVTQVMSQNDIVQMTATYAHGDGYYSDPYKDPDVRPGKRNMFTFLTRWNHHFDGPDGTARFSYRYYNDSFGIVAHTFDLEYVQPLPNGWEITPMVRFYSQSAADFYVPTGDDPLAPTPVPAGAEHYSEDQRLSAFGAFSYGVKVSKELGRSWTADVQYENYQQRYDWCINDDGDSGIPSFRFRNIQLGLSRKL
- a CDS encoding HNH endonuclease signature motif containing protein: MSKKTFNALISRGFDSQLANSIISKGLTLTKLKQSDSKALEKLGIDRLKIESILKEQRPPIPIDTVIKLLYESKRVCCICRDKDRSVVIHHIKEWHLSKDHSEDNLVVLCLEHHNDAHTKKGQSLSLTERQIIEAKKEWIKTVKCVDALTILGLSSHDGGRWDYFNHNRIFEMFLDKSLSNTDYKTTHRVQELGLINEIGTFSVKDSEKTQFYNFGDGHILYYYMKELFNDVLKTIPLIDITDKFNKEDIRALLTPGKFIAFQGGFYFKDLSSSNEGKNQRRLCYYKKDGVKLEFEFDAYEATSNSAWGTHLQGKKVVTPICFVKSVVEEKGEIIIGLSCLAIGSYFLEHQYRQNDDNLQLIKAKFSSYFDEDVDDL
- a CDS encoding TlpA family protein disulfide reductase; the protein is MSFILKRVSSVLIAFIVAFGISVDAKAFEPGEQAADFTLPGKTGVVKLSDMKGSVIYLDFWASWCGPCRQSFPWMNRMQAKFKDKGFQVLAVNLDAKTDQATKFLSQVPADFTVAFDSKGQTPRVYGVKGMPTSFLIDRNGKVLWQHAGFNSADTQELEQKIQAALEAR
- a CDS encoding LapA family protein is translated as MPTLYLIVALVIAVIAVLFALQNSMLVTISFLSWEISGSLSLVLLATLAIGVLIGLLVLAPSALKKTFKASSQRKRINALEHEVSEHKAKVAELQRPVPTPSLPETQQSSQSSKEEGDWD
- a CDS encoding DUF2442 domain-containing protein encodes the protein MVVEIEYPFAQDVRVSEDPLIVELSDGHTIFVSLGWLPRLENRCLEERANWRLIGKGHGIHWPDMDRRHQRGRASGREAVQRKVRRRLKSGFRGEFLVRLSRPIWDARHNSVLRKNNLAVI
- a CDS encoding RNA recognition motif domain-containing protein, whose translation is MNIYIGNLDYEITETDLRDAFSEFGDVAKASVIMDKFSGRSKGFGFVEMTNDEEANEAISSLNESKLGSRNIKVNEAKPREERSSSRY
- a CDS encoding DUF4266 domain-containing protein, encoding MSNTGKALLLAMMSFVGLAGCASVQPWEKQNLAKPAMTFDRDRLESGYTEHIYSSKEAASGGAGIGGGGCGCN
- the recD gene encoding exodeoxyribonuclease V subunit alpha, giving the protein MIDFIERPIDRQAATFLCRGVTENAELLRTVVSLLSQAVGQGHVCLDLEEIAEELVRISGQDEPLRLSDAASLITALRSLPTLGGPGEHCPLILDAAGRLYLYRYYRYESLLADAIRARAASETDEIDEAALAAQLDRYFGSDESGKDNQRQAALTALRRRFSVISGGPGTGKTTTVARILGLLLEQPGGERLRIAMAAPTGKAAARLASSIASLRKTLPCAEEVKRAVPSQVTTIHRLLGTLPGSTGFRHNERNPLPCDVVIVDEASMVDLPLMTALVTALPPHARLIFIGDRDQLASVEAGAVLGDICRAAESPGSSIAGCVTVLDRNYRFGDGSGIAALSRAVNAGDDSEALRLLDDSSSSIVLEATPTRETIKKRLAAPVLEGFRPCLEAETPAAALRLFDRFRILTALREGPWGAAGMNHAAETLLHEAGLIRRDTPFYRGRPVLVTENDYTHKLFNGDTGIILPDPETGNLRAFFAAPDGTIRAIPQEFLPRHETAFAMTVHKSQGSEFDRVLMVLPPEDTVLLTRELIYTGITRAKQKVAIWSDEAVFSAAVKRRTERRSGLREKLAVTSPGLN